The following are from one region of the Georgenia sp. M64 genome:
- the rpmB gene encoding 50S ribosomal protein L28, with protein sequence MAATCDVCGKRPSFGKSVSHSHVRTSRRWNPNIQRVRALVNGAPKRVNVCTSCLKADKVTRAV encoded by the coding sequence GTGGCTGCCACCTGCGACGTCTGCGGCAAGCGCCCCAGCTTCGGCAAGAGCGTCTCGCACTCCCACGTGCGGACCAGCCGCCGTTGGAACCCCAACATCCAGCGCGTGCGCGCCCTCGTCAACGGCGCGCCGAAGCGCGTGAACGTGTGCACCTCGTGCCTCAAGGCCGACAAGGTCACCCGCGCCGTCTGA
- a CDS encoding thiamine-phosphate kinase: protein MTQPTVADLDEDALIASFVPLLPRGSRTLVPTGDDAAVVAAPDGRFCVSTDLLVAGHHFRPEWSSAADVGWRAAMQNLSDIAGMGAVPTSMVMGLVLPPSTPVAWVHDLCRGFAEACGPLDVGVDGGDLSAGEQLVVAVTVHGDLGGRAPVLRSGTRPGDVVAHAGALGRSAAGHALLTEGRHGGSDEALIADFLRPRPALDAGPAAAAAGASALMDVSDGLLRDGRRLARASGVVLDLEPLEDSVPSALAGLADAAARLGTDPAVWALTGGEDHGMLATFPAGTELPAGFTRLGTVRAAAGAQAGTVLVGGVEPTISPGWDHFRR, encoded by the coding sequence GTGACCCAGCCCACTGTCGCGGACCTCGACGAGGACGCCCTCATCGCCTCGTTCGTCCCCCTGCTGCCGCGGGGCAGCCGCACGCTCGTCCCCACCGGGGACGACGCCGCCGTCGTCGCCGCGCCCGACGGCCGGTTCTGCGTCTCCACCGACCTGCTCGTCGCCGGGCACCACTTCCGGCCGGAGTGGTCCTCGGCCGCCGACGTGGGGTGGCGTGCCGCGATGCAGAACCTCTCCGACATCGCCGGCATGGGGGCGGTCCCGACGTCCATGGTCATGGGGCTCGTCCTTCCGCCGAGCACCCCGGTGGCCTGGGTGCACGACCTGTGCCGAGGGTTCGCCGAAGCCTGCGGCCCGCTCGACGTGGGCGTCGACGGCGGCGACCTCTCCGCCGGGGAGCAGCTCGTCGTCGCCGTGACCGTGCACGGCGACCTCGGCGGGCGTGCGCCGGTCCTGCGCTCGGGCACCCGGCCGGGCGACGTCGTCGCCCACGCGGGCGCGCTGGGCCGGTCCGCGGCCGGTCACGCCCTCCTGACGGAGGGACGCCACGGCGGCTCCGACGAGGCGCTCATCGCCGACTTCCTGCGCCCCCGCCCGGCGCTCGACGCCGGACCGGCGGCCGCCGCGGCCGGAGCCAGCGCCCTCATGGACGTCTCGGACGGCCTGCTGCGCGACGGCCGGCGCCTGGCCCGCGCGTCCGGGGTCGTGCTCGACCTCGAGCCGCTCGAGGACTCCGTGCCGTCCGCCCTCGCGGGGCTCGCCGACGCCGCGGCCCGGCTCGGGACCGACCCCGCGGTGTGGGCGCTGACCGGCGGGGAGGACCACGGCATGCTGGCGACGTTCCCCGCCGGCACCGAGCTGCCCGCCGGGTTCACCCGGCTCGGCACCGTCCGGGCGGCCGCCGGGGCGCAGGCCGGTACGGTGCTCGTCGGCGGGGTCGAGCCGACGATCAGCCCCGGGTGGGACCACTTCCGGCGATGA
- a CDS encoding D-alanine--D-alanine ligase family protein, translated as MSNDARTPDGEAVAPRTDDAAAVGRDGAPADGARRTRVAVLFGGRSGEHPVSCATAAGVLRAIDRDRYEVVPIGITRTGEWVLAADDPARLEGGRAEIQPADGRLLVPLGERPGPLVVAEPGRVPDELAAVDVVLPLLHGPYGEDGTLQGLLEMAGTRYVGSGVLASAVGMDKHYMKVVLAGHGLPVGPYTVITPRAWRTDPAAALDAVASLGLPVFVKPARAGSSLGITRVERAEDVAAAVEEAQRHDPKVIVEAGIAGREIECAVLQGHGDDAPRTSVPGEIVLDHPAAGFYDYETKYLDTAALTMSAPADLPREVADRVRELAAAAFEALGCEGLARADFFYTDGGEVVINELNTMPGFTPFSMYPLLWEKSGLSYTELIDELISLALERPAGLR; from the coding sequence ATGTCCAACGACGCGAGAACCCCCGACGGCGAGGCCGTTGCCCCCCGCACCGACGACGCCGCGGCCGTCGGCCGTGACGGCGCGCCCGCCGACGGCGCACGCCGGACCCGCGTGGCCGTCCTCTTCGGCGGGCGCAGCGGCGAGCACCCCGTCAGCTGCGCGACGGCCGCGGGCGTGCTGCGCGCCATCGACCGGGACCGCTACGAGGTCGTGCCGATCGGGATCACCCGCACCGGGGAGTGGGTGCTCGCCGCCGACGACCCCGCCCGCCTCGAGGGTGGCCGCGCCGAGATCCAGCCGGCCGACGGGCGCCTGCTCGTCCCGCTGGGCGAGCGACCGGGTCCGCTCGTCGTCGCCGAGCCCGGCCGGGTGCCCGACGAGCTGGCCGCCGTCGACGTCGTCCTGCCGCTCCTGCACGGCCCCTACGGCGAGGATGGCACCCTCCAGGGCCTGCTCGAGATGGCCGGGACCCGCTACGTCGGCTCGGGCGTCCTCGCCTCCGCCGTCGGCATGGACAAGCACTACATGAAGGTCGTGCTCGCCGGCCACGGGCTGCCGGTGGGCCCGTACACCGTCATCACCCCGCGGGCCTGGCGCACCGACCCGGCCGCGGCGCTCGACGCCGTCGCCTCCCTCGGGCTGCCGGTGTTCGTCAAGCCCGCCCGGGCCGGGTCGTCCCTGGGCATCACGAGGGTCGAGCGGGCCGAGGACGTCGCGGCCGCCGTCGAGGAGGCCCAGCGGCACGACCCCAAGGTCATCGTCGAGGCCGGGATCGCCGGCCGCGAGATCGAGTGCGCCGTCCTCCAGGGTCACGGCGACGACGCGCCGCGCACCTCGGTGCCCGGCGAGATCGTCCTCGACCACCCGGCCGCCGGCTTCTACGACTACGAGACGAAGTACCTCGACACCGCCGCGCTGACCATGTCGGCCCCGGCGGACCTGCCGCGCGAGGTGGCCGACCGGGTCCGGGAGCTCGCCGCGGCGGCCTTCGAGGCCCTCGGGTGCGAGGGCCTCGCACGCGCGGACTTCTTCTACACCGACGGCGGCGAGGTCGTCATCAACGAGCTCAACACCATGCCCGGGTTCACGCCCTTCTCCATGTACCCGTTGTTGTGGGAGAAGTCGGGGCTGAGCTACACCGAGCTCATCGACGAGCTCATCTCGCTGGCGCTCGAGCGGCCCGCGGGCCTGCGGTAG
- a CDS encoding dodecin, whose amino-acid sequence MSDHTYKVSEIVGTSPDGVDQAIRNALAKASETLHGLDWFEVVNVRGHLEEGAIKHFQVTMKIGFRLD is encoded by the coding sequence ATGTCCGACCACACGTACAAGGTCAGTGAGATCGTCGGGACGTCCCCCGACGGGGTCGACCAGGCCATCCGGAACGCGCTCGCCAAGGCCTCGGAGACCCTGCACGGCCTCGACTGGTTCGAGGTCGTCAACGTCCGCGGTCATCTCGAGGAGGGCGCCATCAAGCACTTCCAGGTGACGATGAAGATCGGCTTCCGGCTGGACTGA
- a CDS encoding potassium channel family protein, with protein sequence MAGPVSVVVSVVGVLLVLGVVWDVFHTIFHPSGQGRISGAAMAGVWRLTARGGPRRRELAGPSALVAVIVAWVALAVVGWALVYWPHMPAGFVHSSGLDVSGRSTAADALYVSVVTLATLGYGDVVPAATGLRLVAPLEALMGFAILTAAVTWVLQVQPALVRRRTTVMTLSGLRRAGLEREVRTLDADLPAVVLADLASAVTQVGVDLTQYSETYYFREGEEERDLGEALIFAADLAEAGSASPRPDVRLAARALQTAIDDLAAHAATTFLGAAGDTRSVLEALRRDRAKRPR encoded by the coding sequence ATGGCGGGACCGGTGTCGGTCGTGGTGTCGGTCGTCGGGGTTCTGCTCGTGCTCGGCGTCGTGTGGGACGTCTTCCACACGATCTTCCACCCGAGCGGGCAGGGCCGGATCAGCGGCGCCGCGATGGCCGGCGTCTGGCGCCTGACGGCCCGCGGCGGGCCCCGTCGTCGCGAGCTCGCCGGACCGAGCGCGCTGGTGGCGGTCATCGTCGCCTGGGTCGCGCTCGCCGTCGTCGGCTGGGCGCTGGTGTACTGGCCACACATGCCGGCCGGGTTCGTCCACAGCAGCGGCCTGGACGTGAGCGGGCGCAGCACGGCCGCGGACGCGCTGTACGTCTCCGTCGTCACGCTGGCCACCCTCGGCTACGGCGACGTCGTCCCCGCCGCGACGGGGCTGCGGCTCGTGGCGCCGCTCGAGGCGCTCATGGGGTTCGCCATCCTCACGGCGGCGGTCACCTGGGTGCTGCAGGTGCAGCCGGCGCTGGTGCGCCGCCGCACCACGGTCATGACGCTCTCGGGGCTGCGGCGTGCGGGCCTCGAGCGCGAGGTGCGCACGCTCGACGCCGACCTGCCGGCCGTCGTCCTGGCGGACCTGGCGTCGGCGGTCACCCAGGTCGGCGTGGACCTCACCCAGTACTCCGAGACGTACTACTTCCGGGAGGGCGAGGAGGAGCGCGACCTCGGTGAGGCGCTGATCTTCGCCGCCGACCTCGCCGAGGCGGGCTCCGCCTCGCCGCGGCCGGACGTCCGCCTCGCCGCACGCGCCCTGCAGACGGCGATCGACGACCTCGCCGCGCACGCCGCGACCACGTTCCTCGGTGCGGCGGGCGACACCCGTTCGGTGCTCGAGGCGCTCCGGCGCGACCGCGCGAAGCGCCCGCGCTGA
- a CDS encoding DUF3515 family protein produces MPRRRVALALTAVAVLSGCAAPVSLPPGELAADPVCARVLQATPDVLGGLERRSTTTQAATAWGDPAVTLRCGVTSPGPTTDRCLSVDSGDGTAVDWIALEGDDPDLPEHARQGGGSWTFITYGRRPAVEVVVPVEQVGGQPTAALVDLAGAVSIVPAERACVGATDA; encoded by the coding sequence ATGCCCCGTCGCCGCGTCGCGCTCGCACTCACGGCCGTCGCCGTCCTGTCCGGCTGCGCCGCCCCGGTCTCGCTGCCGCCCGGGGAGCTGGCCGCGGACCCGGTGTGCGCCCGCGTCCTCCAGGCGACCCCCGACGTCCTCGGCGGCCTCGAGCGGCGCTCGACCACCACCCAGGCGGCGACGGCGTGGGGCGACCCCGCCGTGACGCTGCGGTGCGGCGTCACCTCGCCGGGACCGACCACCGACCGGTGCCTGAGCGTCGACTCCGGCGACGGCACCGCGGTCGACTGGATCGCGCTGGAGGGCGACGACCCCGACCTGCCCGAGCACGCCCGCCAGGGTGGCGGCTCGTGGACCTTCATCACGTACGGGCGCCGGCCCGCGGTCGAGGTCGTCGTGCCCGTCGAGCAGGTGGGCGGGCAGCCGACGGCCGCGCTCGTCGACCTCGCCGGCGCGGTCTCCATCGTCCCGGCCGAGCGCGCCTGCGTGGGGGCGACCGACGCCTGA
- a CDS encoding aminotransferase class I/II-fold pyridoxal phosphate-dependent enzyme, translating into MSTENLPEHLSPATVAVAAGRPDRVKGGPVNPPVVLSSTYVSTREPGGELLYARYDTETWHPLEETIGALEGSALPALVFSSGMAAIDAALRLAAPGTAVVAPRHAYLATLTAAREQAQREGSEVRLVDIADTAAVVAALRPADGPAASVLWIESPTNPMLEVADVPALAAAARETGVLTVVDNTFATPLGQRPLAQGADVVVHSVTKFLAGHSDVLLGAAVTDDAGLRQRLHARRTTGGAIAGPWESWLALRGLRTLALRVERSQASALELARRLEGHPLVAGVSHPGLPSHPQHERATALMNGYGSILTLRPVGGAAAADALTEAVRLWVPATSLGGVESSLERRRRLAAEAPTVPEDLLRLSVGIEDVEDLWADLDRALRLAQRG; encoded by the coding sequence GTGAGCACCGAGAACCTGCCCGAGCACCTCTCCCCCGCGACCGTCGCCGTCGCCGCGGGCCGACCCGACCGCGTCAAGGGTGGCCCGGTCAACCCGCCCGTCGTGCTGAGCAGCACCTACGTCTCCACCCGCGAGCCGGGCGGGGAGCTGCTGTACGCCCGCTACGACACCGAGACCTGGCACCCCCTGGAGGAGACGATCGGGGCGCTGGAGGGATCGGCCCTGCCGGCGCTGGTCTTCTCCTCCGGCATGGCCGCGATCGACGCCGCCCTGCGCCTCGCCGCCCCGGGGACGGCGGTCGTCGCACCGCGTCACGCCTACCTCGCCACGCTGACCGCGGCCCGCGAGCAGGCGCAGCGGGAGGGCTCCGAGGTCCGGCTGGTCGACATCGCGGACACCGCCGCCGTCGTGGCCGCCCTCCGCCCGGCCGACGGGCCCGCCGCGAGCGTGCTGTGGATCGAGTCACCGACCAACCCCATGCTCGAGGTGGCCGACGTGCCCGCGCTCGCCGCCGCCGCACGCGAGACGGGGGTCCTCACCGTCGTCGACAACACCTTCGCCACCCCGCTCGGGCAGCGGCCGCTGGCCCAGGGCGCCGACGTCGTCGTCCACTCGGTAACGAAGTTCCTCGCCGGACACTCCGACGTGCTGCTCGGTGCCGCCGTCACCGACGACGCGGGGCTCCGGCAGCGCCTCCACGCCCGCCGGACCACCGGCGGCGCGATCGCGGGTCCGTGGGAGTCGTGGCTGGCGCTGCGCGGCCTGCGCACCCTCGCCCTGCGGGTGGAGCGGTCGCAGGCCAGCGCGCTCGAGCTCGCGCGCCGGCTCGAGGGGCACCCGCTCGTGGCCGGGGTCAGCCACCCTGGCCTGCCCAGCCACCCGCAGCACGAGCGGGCGACCGCGCTGATGAACGGGTACGGCTCGATCCTCACGCTGCGGCCCGTCGGCGGGGCCGCGGCCGCGGACGCGCTCACGGAGGCGGTGCGGCTCTGGGTGCCGGCCACGAGCCTGGGCGGGGTCGAGTCGAGCCTCGAGCGCCGCCGTCGCCTGGCGGCCGAGGCGCCGACGGTGCCGGAGGACCTGCTCCGGCTCAGTGTGGGGATCGAGGACGTCGAGGACCTGTGGGCGGATCTCGACCGCGCGCTGCGGCTGGCCCAGCGGGGCTGA
- the leuD gene encoding 3-isopropylmalate dehydratase small subunit — protein sequence MDKFTQHTGVGVPLRRSNVDTDQIIPAVYLKRVTRTGFEDALFAAWRGNPDFVLNKPAYANGSVLVAGPDFGTGSSREHAVWALKDYGFKVVLAPRFADIFRGNSGKQGLVAGVISQEDAEMLWKVLENEPGTEVTVDLVARTVVAGDVHGTFQIDDYTRWRLIEGLDDIGLTLQNEPDITAYEHERASWRPRTLPARHLPPAHIMAARPVTDSSHLPAHSDAPLG from the coding sequence ATGGACAAGTTCACCCAGCACACCGGTGTCGGCGTCCCGCTGCGCCGCAGCAACGTCGACACCGACCAGATCATCCCGGCCGTCTACCTCAAGCGCGTCACGCGCACGGGCTTCGAGGACGCGCTCTTCGCGGCGTGGCGCGGCAACCCGGACTTCGTGCTCAACAAGCCGGCGTACGCGAACGGGTCGGTGCTCGTGGCCGGTCCCGACTTCGGCACCGGCTCCTCCCGCGAGCACGCGGTGTGGGCGCTCAAGGACTACGGCTTCAAGGTGGTCCTCGCGCCGCGGTTCGCGGACATCTTCCGCGGGAACTCGGGCAAGCAGGGGCTCGTGGCCGGCGTCATCTCCCAGGAGGACGCCGAGATGCTCTGGAAGGTCCTCGAGAACGAGCCCGGCACCGAGGTGACCGTGGACCTGGTGGCGAGGACCGTCGTCGCCGGGGACGTGCACGGCACGTTCCAGATCGACGACTACACGCGCTGGCGGCTCATCGAGGGCCTGGACGACATCGGCCTCACGCTGCAGAACGAGCCGGACATCACCGCCTACGAGCACGAACGTGCGTCGTGGCGGCCCCGGACCCTGCCGGCCCGGCACCTGCCGCCCGCGCACATCATGGCGGCGCGCCCGGTCACGGACAGCTCCCACCTGCCCGCACACTCGGACGCACCGCTCGGCTGA
- a CDS encoding lysophospholipid acyltransferase family protein gives MARSASRGYRLAAALILPVMRASTRRSWRGGEHLPTTGFIAVSNHVSNFDPLTLAHFLYEHGAPPRFLAKDSLFEIPLLGRAIRGLGQIPVERGTAQAGHALTAAEAALAAGECVVIFPEGTHTRDPHLWPMVGRTGAARLALRTGAPVVPIAQWGAHRVVPRYSASFRPFPPKEVTVVAAPPVDLADLSADDGDAIRVATARIMTAVTDQLAEIRGEAPPARPYDMRLDGDPRASFDAARAARRAARRARRARRQALRQRVLGRTPPGPAVAAGRSRVKTDRVTADDEGTAHVRPHVQGQ, from the coding sequence GTGGCTCGTTCAGCGTCCCGCGGCTACCGGCTGGCGGCAGCCCTGATCCTCCCCGTCATGCGTGCCAGCACCCGCCGGAGCTGGCGAGGGGGTGAGCACCTGCCCACCACGGGGTTCATCGCGGTCTCGAACCACGTGTCCAACTTCGACCCCCTCACGCTCGCGCACTTCCTCTACGAGCACGGTGCGCCGCCGCGGTTCCTCGCGAAGGACTCGCTCTTCGAGATCCCCCTCCTCGGCCGGGCGATCCGTGGGCTGGGCCAGATCCCCGTCGAGCGCGGAACGGCGCAGGCGGGCCACGCGCTGACGGCGGCCGAGGCGGCGCTCGCCGCCGGGGAGTGCGTCGTCATCTTCCCCGAGGGCACCCACACCCGCGACCCGCACCTGTGGCCGATGGTGGGCAGGACCGGGGCCGCACGCCTCGCCCTGCGCACCGGGGCGCCCGTCGTCCCGATCGCGCAGTGGGGCGCCCACCGGGTCGTGCCGCGGTACTCGGCGTCGTTCCGGCCCTTCCCGCCCAAGGAGGTGACGGTCGTCGCGGCACCGCCCGTGGACCTGGCCGACCTGTCGGCCGACGACGGCGACGCCATCCGGGTGGCGACCGCGCGGATCATGACGGCGGTCACCGACCAGCTGGCCGAGATCCGCGGGGAGGCACCGCCGGCCCGGCCCTACGACATGCGTCTCGACGGCGACCCCCGCGCGTCGTTCGACGCCGCCCGCGCCGCCCGGCGCGCCGCCCGCCGGGCGCGCCGCGCGCGACGGCAGGCGCTGCGGCAGCGGGTGCTGGGTCGCACCCCTCCCGGTCCTGCCGTTGCCGCCGGGCGGTCGCGGGTGAAGACTGACCGCGTCACCGCAGACGACGAAGGGACCGCACATGTCCGACCACACGTACAAGGTCAGTGA
- a CDS encoding DinB family protein: MNTAELLIEAYSRVPDEVERVLDGLSAEELLRRPDTDANSIAWLVWHLARGQDSQVSAVAGTEQSWVSDGWVDRFSLDLPALSTGYGHSSADVAKVRAGAEELTGYLRDVHRRTCEYLATLAEEDLDRVVDESWDPPVTLGVRLVSVVADDLQHLGQASYVRGLVLRARETG, from the coding sequence ATGAACACCGCCGAGCTGCTGATCGAGGCGTACTCCCGGGTGCCGGACGAGGTCGAGCGCGTCCTCGACGGCCTGAGCGCGGAGGAGCTCCTCCGACGGCCGGACACCGACGCCAACTCGATCGCCTGGCTCGTCTGGCACCTCGCCCGAGGCCAGGACTCCCAGGTGTCGGCGGTCGCGGGCACCGAGCAGTCCTGGGTGAGCGACGGCTGGGTCGACCGCTTCTCGCTCGACCTGCCCGCCCTCTCGACGGGGTACGGGCACTCGAGCGCCGACGTCGCCAAGGTCCGGGCGGGCGCCGAGGAGCTCACCGGCTACCTCCGCGACGTCCACCGGCGCACCTGCGAGTACCTCGCCACCCTCGCCGAGGAGGACCTCGACCGCGTCGTGGACGAGAGCTGGGATCCACCGGTGACGCTGGGGGTGCGGCTCGTGAGCGTCGTCGCCGACGATCTCCAGCACCTCGGGCAGGCCTCCTACGTCAGGGGCCTGGTGCTCAGGGCGCGCGAGACCGGCTGA
- a CDS encoding SRPBCC family protein, translating to MDVGRSVRANLRGAGEMVGHLVAAPLLRRRHATWGATAAEVRSALPDDELLAPGASVTTRAVTVAAPPERVWPWLLQVGQGRGGFYSFQQLENLARCRIRNVDRVLPHLQDLAAGDDVRLAATAPPLRVARLEAGRDLVLAGGPADGPAVGRWSLHVRPLPGGRSRLVERVSFAAVSAAPVRLLARLGVLEAVPFVMSREMLRNIRGLAERA from the coding sequence GTGGACGTCGGACGGAGCGTGCGGGCCAACCTGCGCGGGGCGGGGGAGATGGTCGGCCACCTCGTCGCCGCGCCGCTCCTGCGGCGCCGGCACGCGACGTGGGGAGCGACCGCGGCGGAGGTCCGCAGCGCCCTGCCGGACGACGAGCTGCTCGCGCCGGGCGCCTCGGTGACCACGCGTGCGGTCACGGTCGCGGCCCCGCCGGAGCGGGTGTGGCCGTGGCTGCTCCAGGTGGGGCAGGGCCGCGGCGGCTTCTACAGCTTCCAGCAGCTCGAGAACCTCGCGCGTTGCCGCATCCGCAACGTGGACCGGGTCCTGCCGCACCTGCAGGACCTCGCCGCGGGCGACGACGTCCGGCTCGCCGCCACCGCGCCACCCCTACGGGTCGCACGGCTGGAGGCCGGGCGTGACCTCGTCCTCGCCGGTGGTCCCGCGGACGGACCGGCGGTGGGGCGCTGGAGCCTGCACGTGCGGCCCCTGCCGGGCGGGCGGTCCCGGCTCGTGGAGCGGGTCTCCTTCGCCGCGGTCTCGGCGGCGCCGGTCCGGCTCCTCGCGCGCCTGGGCGTGCTCGAGGCCGTCCCCTTCGTCATGAGCCGGGAGATGCTGCGGAACATCAGGGGCCTGGCCGAGCGGGCGTGA
- a CDS encoding adenosine deaminase, which produces MTMPTVELHLHLEGTLEPELIYALAERNGIDLPYDDIDDLRSRYSFTGLQSFLDLYYANMVVLRTEEDFADLTRDYLDRARRAGVRHAEVFLDIQAHTARGVPAAVALAGVTGVLATSEADHGVTSGLIITFLRHLPAEDARTALEEVLTSGFPILGVGLCSSEVGPAAPFKDTFDLAHAHGLHRVAHAGEEGPAANVREVLDVLGVERVDHGIRALEDDALVDRLVAERVPLTLCPLSNLRLQVVDSLADYPLVGMLERGLVVTVNSDDPAYFGGYVDDNFRELTRLLGLTPDQLATLARNGVEAAFVDDARRAELTAEVDAWRAAQP; this is translated from the coding sequence ATGACGATGCCCACTGTCGAGCTCCACCTCCACCTCGAGGGCACCCTCGAGCCCGAGCTCATCTACGCCCTGGCCGAGCGCAACGGGATCGACCTGCCCTACGACGACATCGACGACCTGCGCTCGCGGTACTCCTTCACCGGGCTGCAGAGCTTCCTCGACCTCTACTACGCGAACATGGTCGTCCTGCGCACCGAGGAGGACTTCGCCGACCTCACCCGCGACTACCTCGACCGTGCCCGCCGGGCGGGGGTCAGGCACGCCGAGGTCTTCCTCGACATCCAGGCACACACCGCCCGGGGCGTGCCGGCCGCCGTCGCGCTCGCGGGCGTGACCGGCGTCCTGGCCACGAGCGAGGCGGACCACGGCGTCACGAGCGGCCTCATCATCACCTTCCTGCGCCACCTTCCCGCCGAGGACGCCCGCACCGCGCTCGAGGAGGTCCTCACCAGCGGATTCCCCATCCTCGGGGTGGGCCTGTGCTCGAGCGAGGTCGGGCCCGCCGCGCCGTTCAAGGACACCTTCGACCTCGCCCACGCCCACGGGCTGCACCGCGTCGCCCACGCCGGGGAGGAGGGCCCGGCCGCCAACGTCCGGGAGGTCCTCGACGTCCTGGGCGTCGAGCGGGTCGACCACGGCATCCGTGCGCTCGAGGACGACGCCCTCGTCGACCGGCTCGTCGCCGAGCGGGTCCCGCTGACCCTGTGCCCGCTGTCCAACCTCCGTCTGCAGGTGGTGGACTCCCTGGCCGACTACCCCCTCGTCGGGATGCTCGAGCGGGGCCTGGTCGTCACGGTCAACTCCGACGACCCCGCCTACTTCGGCGGCTACGTCGACGACAACTTCCGTGAGCTCACCCGGCTGCTGGGCCTGACCCCCGACCAGCTCGCCACCCTCGCCCGCAACGGCGTGGAGGCCGCGTTCGTCGACGACGCCCGCCGGGCGGAGCTCACGGCCGAGGTCGACGCCTGGCGCGCCGCGCAGCCGTAG
- the murA gene encoding UDP-N-acetylglucosamine 1-carboxyvinyltransferase produces the protein MSGLLTIEGGTPLNGEITVRGAKNFVSKAMVASLLGEEPSVLRNVPLIRDVDVVSDLLRLHGVTVDHERESGVIHLDPSNVESAHVADIDAHAGSSRIPILFCGPLLHRLGEAFIPDLGGCRIGDRPIDYHLEILRQFGAVVDKRTQGIHLSAPRGLHGARIELPYPSVGATEQTLLTAVRAAGLTELRNAAIEPEIMDLIAVLQKMGAIISVDTDRTVRIEGVARLGGFSHTSLADRIEAGSWASAALATQGDIFVRGATQPEMMTFLNTFRKVGGAFDVREDGIRFWHPGGDLSSIVLETDVHPGFMTDWQQPLVVALTQATGLSIVHETVYENRFGFTEALRGMGAKIQIYRECLGGLQCRFGQRNFNHSAVISGPTPLSAADIMVPDLRGGFSHLIAALTAQGTSRVSGIDIINRGYENFQDKLEALGARALVAA, from the coding sequence ATGAGCGGGCTCCTGACGATCGAGGGCGGCACGCCCCTGAACGGTGAGATCACCGTCCGCGGTGCCAAGAACTTCGTCTCCAAGGCGATGGTCGCCTCCCTCCTCGGCGAGGAACCGTCCGTGCTGCGCAACGTCCCGCTCATCCGGGACGTCGACGTCGTCTCCGACCTGCTGCGCCTGCACGGCGTCACCGTCGACCACGAGCGGGAGTCCGGGGTGATCCACCTCGACCCCAGCAACGTGGAGTCCGCGCACGTCGCGGACATCGACGCCCACGCCGGCTCCAGCCGCATCCCGATCCTCTTCTGCGGCCCGCTCCTGCACCGGCTCGGGGAGGCGTTCATCCCCGACCTGGGTGGCTGCCGGATCGGCGACCGGCCGATCGACTACCACCTGGAGATCCTGCGGCAGTTCGGGGCCGTGGTCGACAAGCGGACCCAGGGCATCCACCTCTCGGCCCCGCGGGGCCTGCACGGCGCGCGGATCGAGCTGCCGTACCCGAGCGTCGGCGCCACCGAGCAGACCCTCCTCACCGCGGTGCGGGCGGCCGGCCTGACGGAGCTGCGCAACGCGGCGATCGAGCCGGAGATCATGGACCTCATCGCGGTCCTGCAGAAGATGGGCGCGATCATCTCGGTCGACACCGACCGGACCGTCCGGATCGAGGGCGTGGCCCGCCTCGGGGGCTTCAGCCACACCTCGCTCGCCGACCGCATCGAGGCCGGCTCCTGGGCGTCGGCCGCGCTGGCCACCCAGGGCGACATCTTCGTGCGCGGGGCCACCCAGCCGGAGATGATGACCTTCCTCAACACCTTCCGGAAGGTCGGCGGGGCGTTCGACGTCCGCGAGGACGGCATCCGGTTCTGGCACCCCGGCGGCGACCTCAGCTCCATCGTCCTGGAGACCGACGTCCACCCGGGCTTCATGACCGACTGGCAGCAGCCCCTGGTGGTGGCCCTGACGCAGGCGACGGGTCTGTCGATCGTGCACGAGACGGTCTACGAGAACCGGTTCGGCTTCACCGAGGCGCTGCGCGGCATGGGCGCCAAGATCCAGATCTACCGCGAGTGCCTCGGCGGCCTGCAGTGCCGCTTCGGCCAGCGCAACTTCAACCACTCCGCCGTCATCTCCGGTCCCACGCCGCTGAGCGCGGCCGACATCATGGTGCCGGACCTCCGCGGCGGCTTCTCGCACCTCATCGCGGCGCTCACCGCCCAGGGGACGTCGCGGGTGAGCGGGATCGACATCATCAACCGGGGGTACGAGAACTTCCAGGACAAGCTCGAGGCCCTCGGCGCGCGCGCTCTCGTCGCCGCCTGA